In Camelus dromedarius isolate mCamDro1 chromosome 3, mCamDro1.pat, whole genome shotgun sequence, one DNA window encodes the following:
- the FTMT gene encoding ferritin, mitochondrial, translated as MLPCFWSLSKHISTSLVSLRSARHGFAFPPRWVLGRLWGAPPAAPRRPLAAAAASRDPIGPACAPSRVRQNFHPDSEAAINRQINLELYASYVYLSMAYYFSRDDVALHNFARYFLRQSREETVHAEKLMRLQNQRGGRICLQDIKKPEQDDWESGLNAMECALLLEKNVNQSLLELHTLASDKGDPHLCDFLETHYLNEQVKSIKELADHVHNLVKMGAPDSGLAEYLFDKHTLGSENNQN; from the coding sequence ATGCTGCCCTGTTTCTGGTCCCTCTCCAAACACATCAGCACTTCGCTGGTGTCTCTGCGCAGTGCGCGCCACGGATTTGCGTTCCCGCCGCGCTGGGTCCTGGGGCGCCTCTGGGGCGCTCCGCCCGCCGCCCCCCGCCGTCCGCTGGCCGCAGCCGCCGCCTCCCGGGACCCAATAGGGCCCGCCTGCGCCCCCTCCCGGGTGCGCCAGAACTTCCACCCGGACTCCGAGGCCGCCATCAACCGCCAGATCAATCTGGAGCTCTACGCGTCCTACGTGTACTTGTCCATGGCCTATTACTTCTCCCGAGACGACGTGGCCTTGCACAACTTCGCCAGGTATTTCCTACGACAGTCCAGGGAGGAGACTGTGCACGCGGAGAAGCTGATGAGGCTGCAGAACCAGCGGGGAGGACGGATCTGCCTGCAGGACATCAAGAAACCAGAACAGGATGACTGGGAAAGTGGGCTGAATGCCATGGAGTGTGCTCTGCtcttggaaaagaatgtgaacCAGTCGTTGCTGGAATTGCACACTCTGGCTTCAGACAAAGGCGACCCCCATTTGTGCGATTTCCTGGAAACCCACTATCTAAATGAGCAGGTGAAGTCTATCAAAGAACTAGCTGACCACGTGCACAACTTGGTTAAGATGGGGGCCCCGGATTCTGGCCTAGCGGAGTACCTTTTTGACAAACATACCCTTGGAAGTGAAAACAATCAGAACTAA